A single Nostoc sp. PCC 7107 DNA region contains:
- a CDS encoding phycobilisome linker polypeptide, whose product MSSSVAERLGIRDEIGVKVELRQNWTEDELQKVFRAAYQQIFGRQGLYASQKFTSAEALLRNGKISVRQFVETLAKSEFYKECFFYQNSQVRFIELNYKHLLGRAPYDQSEIAFHVDLYAARGYDADIQSYIYSPEYNNAFGNFIVPYHHGFQSIPGMKTVGFNRILELYRGCGNSDNAQMGRKNSRLRTKISLNLANGILPPTSAGTGFVSEAPTLISSAAKGDGRMFVVEAIAGKIGSQAAVRRSRQTYTVPYERLSAIYQEIHKRGGKIVSISQV is encoded by the coding sequence ATGAGTAGTTCAGTTGCAGAACGGCTAGGCATCAGAGACGAAATCGGCGTTAAAGTTGAGTTACGACAAAATTGGACTGAAGACGAATTACAAAAAGTATTTCGGGCTGCTTATCAACAAATTTTCGGTCGTCAGGGACTATATGCCAGCCAAAAATTTACTAGTGCTGAAGCTTTATTGCGTAATGGCAAAATTAGTGTCCGGCAATTTGTCGAGACTTTAGCAAAATCTGAATTTTACAAAGAATGCTTTTTTTATCAAAACTCTCAAGTGCGGTTTATTGAATTAAATTATAAGCACTTACTGGGACGCGCACCCTACGATCAATCAGAGATTGCTTTTCATGTAGATTTATATGCTGCTCGTGGCTATGACGCAGATATTCAGTCTTACATTTATAGCCCAGAATATAATAATGCTTTTGGGAATTTTATCGTTCCTTATCATCATGGATTTCAGTCAATTCCCGGAATGAAAACGGTAGGTTTTAACCGCATATTGGAACTTTATCGCGGTTGTGGTAACAGTGATAATGCCCAAATGGGGCGGAAAAATTCTCGTCTGAGGACGAAAATTTCATTGAATTTGGCTAATGGAATTTTGCCACCAACTTCCGCAGGTACAGGTTTTGTTTCAGAAGCACCGACTTTAATTAGTTCGGCTGCCAAAGGAGATGGCCGGATGTTCGTTGTTGAAGCGATCGCTGGTAAAATCGGTTCTCAAGCCGCAGTCCGCCGCAGTCGTCAGACTTACACCGTACCTTATGAACGCCTCTCAGCTATATACCAAGAAATTCACAAGCGTGGCGGTAAAATAGTCAGCATTTCGCAAGTGTAA
- a CDS encoding phycocyanin, producing MKTPLTEAISAADVRGSYLSNTEMQAVFGRFNRARAGLDAAKAFSNNGKKWSEAAANHVYQKFPYTTQMSGPQYASTPEGKSKCVRDIDHYLRTISYCCVVGGTGPLDEYVVAGLSELNSALGLSPSWYVAALEFVRDNHGLNGDVAGEANIYLNYAINALS from the coding sequence ATGAAAACGCCTTTAACTGAAGCGATATCTGCTGCTGATGTGCGCGGTTCTTATCTCAGTAATACCGAAATGCAAGCAGTATTTGGTCGTTTCAACCGCGCTCGTGCAGGTTTAGATGCTGCCAAAGCATTTAGCAATAATGGCAAAAAATGGTCAGAAGCAGCAGCAAATCATGTTTATCAAAAATTCCCCTACACAACTCAAATGAGTGGACCTCAATATGCGTCTACACCCGAAGGGAAATCTAAGTGTGTACGCGATATTGATCACTATCTCCGCACCATTAGTTATTGTTGTGTAGTTGGCGGTACTGGCCCTTTAGATGAATATGTAGTTGCTGGGTTGAGTGAACTCAATAGTGCTTTGGGTTTATCTCCTAGTTGGTATGTAGCTGCTCTTGAGTTTGTGCGTGACAATCATGGTTTAAATGGTGATGTTGCCGGTGAAGCTAACATCTACCTCAACTATGCAATCAACGCATTAAGCTAA
- a CDS encoding HEAT repeat domain-containing protein: MTTNTAEPILSPETAIAALSSDDNQIRYYAAWWLGKHQVQAGCMALCDALFDERYRIPLGGYPLRRQAARALGQLKNPQAVPALVTALECDEDLRLREAAIAALAAIGDKRAVIPLLNLLQSTQEQPYEALIEALATLQVWLAQPQIEAFLKHPSERVQCAAARYMYLLTQEPQYIERIVKNLTHDNMYLRWAAVFDLGAVGHQQAIQAILTAQVPNSLKLLNLKRILEALLESNNYEQDIALLIFQTIDDLLIQL, from the coding sequence ATGACCACTAACACCGCCGAACCAATTCTTTCGCCAGAAACAGCGATCGCTGCATTATCTAGTGATGATAATCAAATTCGCTATTATGCGGCTTGGTGGTTAGGTAAACATCAAGTGCAAGCGGGCTGTATGGCGTTATGTGATGCTTTATTTGATGAACGGTATCGCATCCCATTGGGGGGTTATCCGTTGCGTCGTCAAGCTGCACGCGCTTTAGGACAATTGAAAAATCCCCAAGCTGTACCTGCGTTAGTAACAGCGTTAGAGTGTGACGAAGATTTGCGTCTGCGAGAAGCGGCGATCGCTGCTTTAGCCGCTATTGGTGACAAAAGAGCGGTAATTCCTTTACTCAATCTTTTGCAAAGCACTCAAGAACAACCCTATGAGGCTTTAATTGAAGCATTAGCAACGCTCCAAGTTTGGTTAGCACAGCCACAAATTGAAGCATTTTTAAAACATCCTTCGGAACGAGTGCAATGTGCTGCGGCTCGATATATGTATCTTTTAACTCAGGAACCCCAATACATCGAACGTATTGTTAAAAATCTCACCCACGACAATATGTATTTACGTTGGGCTGCGGTTTTTGACTTAGGTGCAGTTGGACATCAACAAGCTATACAAGCAATATTAACAGCGCAGGTTCCTAATAGTTTGAAGCTGCTGAACTTAAAGCGCATTTTAGAAGCACTTTTGGAGAGTAATAATTATGAACAAGATATTGCGTTGTTGATTTTTCAAACGATAGATGATTTATTAATTCAACTTTAA